One genomic region from Amycolatopsis sp. FBCC-B4732 encodes:
- a CDS encoding ABC transporter permease, which produces MAVPAADVKAAQALPVDAIAGRAKRRRFRFLTGGKTGTGLAVIVFFLVIAVIGEWIAPYDPSARSSDLLEGPSGRHWFGTTHLGQDIFSQVVVGTRSVMLVGLAAGVVATILAVVVGVASGYLGGNTGEGLSALSNVFLVIPALPLIIIIGSAVPTGGDILVAVIIGFTSWAWGARVLRAQTLSLRGREYVEAARATGESTWRIIFFEILPNLTAVIASSFVGTVIFAVMSEITLAFVGVSGLSNWNWGTILFWAQSQQALAQGAWWWFVPAGLAIAILGTALSLLNFGIDEFVSPRLRGSGKARVRGADGRTHRMRVGFTPVLGREEKP; this is translated from the coding sequence ATGGCCGTACCCGCGGCGGACGTCAAAGCCGCCCAGGCCCTCCCCGTCGACGCGATCGCCGGCCGGGCGAAGCGGCGCCGGTTCCGGTTCCTGACCGGCGGCAAGACCGGCACCGGCCTGGCCGTCATCGTCTTCTTCCTGGTGATCGCGGTCATCGGCGAGTGGATCGCACCGTACGACCCCTCCGCGCGCAGCAGTGACCTGCTCGAAGGACCGTCCGGACGGCACTGGTTCGGCACAACCCACCTCGGCCAGGACATCTTCAGCCAGGTCGTGGTCGGCACGCGCAGCGTCATGCTGGTCGGGCTGGCCGCCGGGGTGGTGGCGACGATCCTCGCCGTCGTCGTCGGCGTGGCCTCCGGCTACCTCGGCGGCAACACCGGTGAGGGCCTTTCCGCACTGTCCAACGTGTTCCTGGTGATCCCGGCGTTGCCGCTGATCATCATCATCGGCAGCGCGGTGCCCACCGGCGGCGACATCCTGGTGGCGGTGATCATCGGCTTCACGTCGTGGGCCTGGGGCGCGCGTGTCCTCAGAGCACAGACGCTTTCGTTGCGCGGCCGGGAATACGTCGAGGCGGCCCGGGCGACCGGCGAGTCGACGTGGCGGATCATCTTCTTCGAGATCCTGCCGAACCTGACCGCGGTGATCGCGTCCAGCTTCGTCGGCACGGTGATCTTCGCGGTGATGTCCGAGATCACGCTGGCGTTCGTCGGCGTCTCGGGACTGTCCAACTGGAACTGGGGCACGATCCTGTTCTGGGCGCAGAGCCAGCAGGCCCTCGCGCAGGGCGCGTGGTGGTGGTTCGTGCCGGCCGGGCTGGCGATCGCGATCCTCGGCACCGCGTTGTCCCTGCTCAACTTCGGCATCGACGAGTTCGTCAGCCCGCGCCTGCGCGGCAGCGGCAAGGCGCGCGTGCGCGGCGCCGACGGGCGGACGCACCGCATGCGGGTGGGCTTCACGCCCGTGCTCGGGCGAGAGGAAAAGCCATGA
- a CDS encoding ABC transporter ATP-binding protein translates to MMDPVLEIKGLDVDYGVGDEAVRAVRDVHLTLHRGEVLGLAGESGSGKSTLAYGLTRLLAPPGVIRGGEVIYHPADGEPYDVLKLTDKQLRGFRWAETSIVFQGAMNSLNPVHKVVTQLVDVIKAHEPGTSRPGRVARARDLLRLVGISADRLEAYPHQLSGGMRQRVMIAMALALEPRVVIMDEPTTALDVVMQRQILGQLVELRERLGFSVLFITHDLSLLVEFSDRIAIMYGGRIVEQAPAADLYRDALHPYSHGLLNSFPALRGPRRELAGIPGSPPDTRGMPSGCAFHPRCPKAFEPCPDRVPLLGTPGDPAREVACWLHPVAP, encoded by the coding sequence ATGATGGACCCGGTCCTGGAGATCAAGGGCCTCGACGTCGACTACGGCGTCGGCGACGAGGCCGTGCGCGCGGTCCGGGACGTGCACCTGACGCTGCACCGCGGCGAAGTGCTCGGCCTGGCCGGGGAAAGCGGCAGCGGGAAGTCCACTTTGGCCTACGGGCTGACGCGGCTGCTCGCCCCGCCGGGCGTCATCCGCGGCGGCGAGGTGATCTACCACCCCGCCGACGGCGAGCCCTACGACGTGCTGAAGCTGACCGACAAGCAGCTGCGCGGGTTCCGGTGGGCGGAGACGTCCATCGTGTTCCAGGGCGCGATGAACTCGCTGAACCCGGTGCACAAGGTCGTCACGCAGCTGGTCGACGTCATCAAGGCGCACGAGCCGGGCACGTCCCGCCCGGGCCGGGTGGCGCGGGCGCGTGACCTGCTCCGGCTGGTCGGGATTTCGGCCGACCGCCTGGAGGCGTACCCACACCAGCTCTCCGGCGGTATGCGGCAGCGCGTGATGATCGCGATGGCGCTCGCGCTCGAGCCGCGGGTCGTCATCATGGACGAGCCGACCACGGCGCTCGACGTCGTGATGCAGCGGCAGATCCTCGGCCAGCTGGTCGAACTGCGGGAACGGCTGGGTTTCTCGGTCCTGTTCATCACGCACGACCTTTCATTGCTGGTGGAGTTCTCGGACCGGATCGCGATCATGTACGGCGGCCGGATCGTCGAGCAGGCGCCGGCCGCGGACCTCTACCGGGACGCGCTGCACCCGTACAGCCACGGCCTGCTGAACTCGTTCCCCGCGCTGCGCGGGCCGCGCCGTGAGCTGGCCGGGATCCCCGGTTCGCCGCCGGACACGCGGGGGATGCCGTCAGGCTGCGCGTTCCACCCGCGCTGCCCCAAGGCTTTCGAGCCGTGCCCCGACCGTGTGCCGCTGCTGGGCACCCCGGGTGATCCGGCGCGCGAAGTCGCGTGCTGGCTGCACCCGGTCGCCCCCTAG
- a CDS encoding GH1 family beta-glucosidase, giving the protein MTETTAATADQQALIDTLPPDFRWGVATAAYQIEGAVAEDGRTPSIWDTFCQVPWAIDNNDNGDVACDHYHRMPSDIELVRELGADTYRFSVAWPRVQPRGRGGVNEAGLGFYDRLVDETLSRGITPWLTLYHWDLPQELEDAGGWPARDTAYRFADYAMLVFDRLSDRVRHWTTLNEPWCSAMHGYVHGVMAPGRRDYAAGLHAVHHLLLGHGLATQRMREAAPADTQFGITLNMCTADPATESEEDVRAARQADGLGVRVYLDPLVHGQYPDDVVEDLASRGVKLPIQDGDLAIISTPLDFLGVNYYFGQQFSGVDEAGRTVDDEGVPASRTVPFGEPTTAMGWEILPGKFTELLTRLGRDYPGLPMYITENGSAFDDDPDSAGFVRDEQRTAYLASHIAAVAAAREAGADVRGYFAWSLLDNFEWAYGYAKRFGLIRVDYETQERTIKQSGYFYRDTVRRVRGS; this is encoded by the coding sequence TTGACCGAGACCACCGCCGCGACCGCCGACCAGCAGGCGCTGATCGACACCCTGCCGCCGGACTTCCGCTGGGGTGTCGCCACCGCCGCGTACCAGATCGAAGGCGCGGTCGCGGAAGACGGACGCACACCGTCCATCTGGGACACCTTCTGCCAGGTCCCGTGGGCGATCGACAACAACGACAACGGTGACGTGGCGTGCGACCACTACCACCGGATGCCGTCGGACATCGAGCTGGTGCGCGAACTGGGCGCGGACACGTACCGCTTTTCCGTGGCGTGGCCCCGGGTCCAGCCGCGCGGCCGCGGCGGCGTCAACGAGGCCGGCCTCGGTTTCTACGACCGGCTGGTCGACGAGACGCTGAGCCGCGGGATCACGCCGTGGCTGACGCTGTACCACTGGGACCTGCCGCAGGAGCTGGAGGACGCGGGCGGCTGGCCGGCGCGCGACACGGCGTACCGGTTCGCGGACTACGCGATGCTGGTGTTCGACCGGCTCTCCGACCGGGTCCGCCACTGGACGACGCTGAACGAGCCGTGGTGCTCGGCGATGCACGGGTACGTGCACGGCGTGATGGCGCCCGGGCGGCGGGACTACGCGGCCGGCCTGCACGCGGTGCACCACCTGCTGCTCGGCCACGGCCTGGCGACGCAGCGGATGCGCGAGGCGGCGCCGGCGGACACGCAGTTCGGCATCACGCTCAACATGTGCACGGCCGACCCGGCGACGGAGTCCGAGGAAGACGTGCGCGCGGCTCGCCAGGCGGACGGTCTCGGCGTCCGCGTCTACCTCGACCCGCTGGTTCACGGGCAGTACCCGGACGACGTCGTGGAGGATCTGGCATCCCGCGGGGTGAAGCTCCCGATCCAGGACGGCGACCTGGCGATCATTTCGACCCCGCTGGACTTCCTGGGCGTGAACTACTACTTCGGCCAGCAGTTTTCGGGCGTGGACGAGGCCGGCCGCACGGTCGACGACGAGGGCGTCCCGGCCTCCCGCACGGTCCCGTTCGGCGAGCCGACGACGGCGATGGGGTGGGAGATCCTGCCGGGCAAGTTCACCGAGCTGCTGACGCGCCTGGGCCGTGACTACCCGGGTTTGCCGATGTACATCACGGAGAACGGCTCGGCGTTCGACGACGACCCGGACTCGGCGGGCTTCGTCCGCGACGAACAGCGGACGGCTTACCTGGCCTCACACATCGCGGCCGTGGCGGCGGCGCGTGAGGCCGGGGCGGACGTGCGCGGGTACTTCGCTTGGTCCCTTTTGGACAACTTCGAGTGGGCGTACGGGTACGCGAAGCGGTTCGGGCTGATCCGGGTGGACTACGAGACGCAGGAGCGCACGATCAAGCAGAGCGGCTACTTCTACCGCGACACTGTCCGGCGGGTGCGGGGCAGCTGA
- a CDS encoding acyl-CoA dehydrogenase family protein — protein MTAFALTAEQQAFAAEVRRLGEDQLRPLAESGVEGAVNRPLLKAMGALGLLARLFPGVASGAPSRQAAATDLCILRENLATVSTEAETALALQGLGSYPVLQSGQDEQVAKWLPAVAAGDAVAAFALTEPDAGSDAAALSLKAEPDGDGWRLTGEKMWISNAPEADFYTVFARTNPDAGSRGVSAFVVPADRPGLGGEHLDLVSPHPIGTVTFDGVEVRREELLGEENRGFAVAMRTLDLFRPSVGAFAVGMAQAALDATVSHTGEREAFGGPLIKQQAVAHALAEMATRTEAARLLVYAAAGAYDAGEQNLGGRAAMAKLFATEAAQFVVDSAVQLHGARALRRGHLLEHLYREVRAPRIYEGASEIQRTIIARWLASASGRATTG, from the coding sequence ATGACCGCTTTCGCTTTGACCGCCGAGCAGCAAGCTTTCGCCGCGGAAGTCCGGCGGCTGGGCGAGGACCAGCTGCGCCCGCTGGCCGAGTCCGGTGTGGAGGGTGCGGTGAACCGCCCGCTCCTCAAGGCCATGGGCGCGCTCGGCTTGCTCGCCCGGCTCTTCCCCGGGGTCGCTTCGGGAGCGCCGTCGAGGCAGGCCGCCGCGACGGACCTGTGCATCCTGCGCGAGAACCTGGCCACGGTGAGCACCGAGGCCGAGACCGCGCTCGCGTTGCAGGGCTTGGGAAGTTACCCGGTCCTGCAGTCCGGACAGGACGAACAGGTGGCGAAGTGGCTGCCCGCGGTGGCGGCCGGCGACGCGGTGGCGGCGTTCGCGCTGACCGAGCCGGACGCCGGTTCGGACGCGGCCGCACTGTCGTTGAAAGCGGAACCCGACGGCGACGGCTGGCGCCTGACCGGCGAAAAGATGTGGATTTCCAACGCACCGGAAGCGGACTTCTACACGGTGTTCGCGCGCACCAACCCGGACGCGGGATCGCGCGGGGTGAGCGCGTTCGTCGTCCCGGCGGACCGCCCGGGCTTGGGCGGCGAGCACCTCGACCTGGTCAGCCCGCACCCGATCGGCACGGTCACGTTCGACGGCGTCGAGGTCCGGCGTGAGGAACTGCTGGGCGAGGAGAACCGCGGCTTCGCCGTCGCGATGCGGACGCTGGACCTGTTCCGCCCGAGCGTCGGCGCGTTCGCCGTCGGCATGGCCCAGGCGGCACTGGACGCCACGGTTTCCCATACCGGCGAACGAGAAGCGTTCGGCGGCCCGCTGATCAAGCAGCAGGCGGTGGCGCACGCACTGGCGGAGATGGCGACCCGCACGGAAGCCGCCCGCCTGCTGGTCTACGCGGCGGCGGGCGCCTACGACGCGGGCGAGCAGAACCTCGGCGGCCGCGCGGCGATGGCGAAGCTGTTCGCGACCGAGGCGGCCCAGTTCGTCGTCGACTCGGCGGTCCAGCTGCACGGTGCGCGCGCCTTGCGCCGCGGGCACCTGCTGGAGCACCTCTACCGCGAGGTCCGCGCACCCCGCATCTACGAAGGCGCGTCGGAGATCCAGCGCACGATCATCGCCCGCTGGCTCGCTTCGGCGTCCGGTCGAGCCACCACTGGCTGA
- a CDS encoding bifunctional salicylyl-CoA 5-hydroxylase/oxidoreductase: protein MRIAVIGGGPAGLYFAALAKQLGPGHEITVWERNAPDDTFGFGVVFSDETLGGIEHADAAVHDAMKAEFARWDDIDVHYRGTVTTSGGHGFAAMSRKRLLGILQSRCGELGVGLHFREEAPADLSGYDLVVAADGLNSAIRNRFAETFRPSVETRRCRYIWLGTDLVFDAFKFYVLETPAGIMQIHGYPYGRDGSTFILEVEEDVWQRTFAPVAAASLKPGESDEKSIALIRELCAEVLDGHQVMANNSKWVSFGTVRCETWVHENVVLLGDAAHTAHFSIGSGTKLAMEDALALAACLHENDGVAEALKAYELERRPVVTSTQRAAQASLEWFENIAQYAHQEPPQFAFNILTRSRRVTYDNLRLRDPEFATELDDWFARSLGTTSRPPMFQPFKLGSLELPNRIIVSPMDMYSAEDGVPGDFHLVHLGSKALGGAGLVMTEMVCVSPEGRITPGCGGLYTPEQEAAWKRVVDFVHTQSPARIGVQLGHSGRKGSTKLMWNGIDEPLPSGNWEVCAPSAVPYSSRNQVPRELSTSDLAEIRDQFVACAQAAARAGFDVLELHCAHGYLLSSFLSPLTNRRTDSYGGSLENRLRFPLEVFDAVRAAWPAERPMTVRISATDWCEGGIDADDAVEIARAFASHGAAGIDVSTGQVVSEERPQYGRSYQTPYADRIRNEIGEEYGIAVIAVGAISSYDDVNSIILAGRADLCALGRTHLYDPQWTLHAAAEQDYPLAWPKPFAAGSRKPQTGRSDGPEPRLDLVRSGPTGTAHARWRPGAPR from the coding sequence GTGCGTATCGCGGTCATCGGCGGCGGCCCGGCGGGTCTGTACTTCGCCGCGCTGGCGAAACAGCTCGGTCCCGGTCACGAAATCACGGTCTGGGAGCGCAACGCCCCGGACGACACGTTCGGCTTCGGCGTCGTGTTCTCCGACGAGACGCTCGGCGGCATCGAGCACGCCGACGCAGCCGTCCACGACGCCATGAAGGCCGAGTTCGCGCGCTGGGACGACATCGACGTCCACTACCGCGGCACCGTCACCACCTCGGGCGGCCACGGCTTCGCCGCGATGAGCCGCAAGCGCTTGCTCGGCATCCTGCAGAGCCGCTGCGGCGAGCTCGGCGTCGGGCTGCACTTCCGGGAAGAGGCGCCGGCCGACCTCTCGGGGTACGACCTGGTCGTCGCCGCCGACGGCCTCAACTCCGCGATCCGCAACCGGTTCGCCGAGACCTTCCGGCCGAGCGTCGAGACCCGCCGGTGCCGCTACATCTGGCTGGGCACGGACCTGGTGTTCGACGCCTTCAAGTTCTACGTCCTCGAAACGCCGGCCGGGATCATGCAGATCCACGGCTACCCGTACGGCCGCGACGGCAGCACGTTCATCCTCGAGGTCGAGGAAGACGTCTGGCAGCGGACGTTCGCGCCGGTCGCGGCGGCTTCGCTGAAGCCGGGCGAGAGCGACGAGAAGTCCATCGCGCTGATCCGCGAGCTGTGCGCCGAGGTCCTCGACGGCCACCAGGTCATGGCGAACAACTCGAAGTGGGTCTCGTTCGGCACCGTCCGCTGCGAGACGTGGGTGCACGAGAACGTCGTCCTCCTCGGCGACGCGGCGCACACCGCGCACTTCTCGATCGGCTCCGGCACGAAGCTCGCGATGGAGGACGCGCTCGCGCTCGCCGCCTGCCTGCACGAAAACGACGGCGTCGCCGAGGCGCTCAAGGCCTACGAGCTGGAACGGCGGCCGGTCGTCACGTCGACGCAGCGCGCCGCGCAGGCCAGCCTGGAGTGGTTCGAGAACATCGCGCAGTACGCGCACCAGGAGCCGCCGCAGTTCGCGTTCAACATCCTCACGCGCAGCCGCCGCGTCACCTACGACAACCTCCGCCTGCGCGACCCGGAGTTCGCCACCGAGCTGGACGACTGGTTCGCCCGGTCGCTCGGGACGACGTCGCGGCCGCCGATGTTCCAGCCGTTCAAGCTCGGTTCGCTGGAACTGCCGAACCGGATCATCGTGTCCCCGATGGACATGTACTCGGCGGAAGACGGCGTGCCCGGCGACTTCCACCTGGTGCACCTGGGCAGCAAGGCGCTCGGCGGTGCCGGGCTGGTGATGACCGAGATGGTCTGCGTCTCCCCCGAAGGCCGGATCACCCCCGGCTGCGGCGGGCTGTACACGCCCGAGCAGGAAGCCGCCTGGAAGCGGGTGGTGGACTTCGTGCACACGCAGTCGCCCGCGCGCATCGGTGTCCAATTGGGACACTCCGGCCGCAAGGGCTCGACGAAACTCATGTGGAACGGCATCGACGAGCCGCTGCCCTCGGGCAACTGGGAAGTCTGCGCACCTTCGGCGGTGCCGTACTCCTCACGCAACCAGGTCCCGCGTGAGCTGTCCACATCGGACCTCGCGGAGATCCGCGACCAGTTCGTCGCGTGCGCCCAGGCAGCCGCCCGCGCCGGGTTCGACGTCCTCGAACTGCACTGCGCGCACGGTTACCTGCTGTCGTCGTTCCTCTCCCCGCTGACCAACCGGCGGACCGATTCCTACGGCGGCTCGCTGGAGAACCGGCTGCGCTTCCCGCTCGAAGTCTTCGACGCCGTCCGCGCCGCGTGGCCCGCCGAGCGGCCGATGACCGTCCGGATCTCGGCGACCGACTGGTGCGAGGGCGGTATCGACGCCGACGACGCCGTCGAGATCGCGCGGGCGTTCGCTTCCCACGGCGCCGCGGGCATCGACGTCTCCACCGGCCAGGTCGTCAGCGAGGAACGCCCGCAGTACGGGCGCAGCTACCAGACGCCGTACGCGGACCGGATCCGCAACGAAATCGGCGAGGAGTACGGGATCGCGGTGATCGCGGTCGGCGCGATCTCGTCGTACGACGACGTGAACTCGATCATCCTGGCCGGCCGCGCAGACCTCTGCGCGCTGGGCCGCACGCACCTCTACGATCCACAGTGGACGCTGCACGCGGCGGCCGAACAGGACTACCCGCTGGCGTGGCCGAAGCCGTTCGCCGCGGGCAGCCGCAAACCCCAGACCGGCCGCAGCGACGGGCCGGAGCCACGCCTCGACCTCGTCCGTTCGGGCCCCACGGGGACCGCCCATGCTCGCTGGCGACCGGGAGCACCACGATGA
- a CDS encoding RidA family protein translates to MERINPPELGKPSGFSHAVVAEGRVVFLAGQTALDASNKIVGDGVVEQFERALGNLLASLRAAGGAPEDLCSVTIYIVDMPDYRAHAREIGRVWKRLAGTEYPAMAGIGVSRLWDEEALVEVQGFAVIPGRE, encoded by the coding sequence ATGGAACGCATCAACCCGCCGGAGCTGGGCAAGCCGTCCGGGTTCTCGCACGCGGTGGTGGCCGAAGGCCGGGTCGTCTTCCTCGCCGGCCAGACCGCGCTCGACGCGTCGAACAAGATCGTCGGCGACGGCGTGGTCGAGCAGTTCGAGCGCGCACTCGGCAACCTGCTGGCGTCGCTGCGCGCGGCCGGGGGTGCGCCGGAGGACCTGTGCAGCGTGACCATCTACATCGTCGACATGCCGGATTATCGTGCCCACGCGCGCGAGATCGGCCGGGTCTGGAAGCGGCTCGCGGGCACGGAGTACCCGGCGATGGCGGGCATCGGCGTTTCCCGGCTTTGGGACGAGGAAGCGCTGGTCGAGGTCCAGGGTTTCGCGGTCATCCCCGGTCGTGAGTGA
- a CDS encoding PaaX family transcriptional regulator C-terminal domain-containing protein — protein sequence MTAVPDATELDGSGRSAQPRQLIVTVYGLYSRTEGGWLSVASLIDLLAAVGVDEPAVRSSISRLKRRGILEAVRRDATAGYELSDEAREILREGDERIFRRDRATPADGWLLAVFSVPETERHKRHLLRTQLARMGFGTAASGVWIAPAHLHGVAAEALTRLGLAGYADLFRADHLAFGDVAAKVRDWWDLDRLDELYTTFLDEHGPALRRWERRKPVPDGEAFADYVRVLTGWRRMPYLDPGLPAEFLPAGWSGIRAAELFFELHRRLETPARTYVAKSIGAGGRE from the coding sequence ATGACGGCCGTACCCGACGCAACCGAACTGGACGGCTCCGGCCGATCGGCCCAGCCGCGTCAGCTCATCGTGACGGTGTACGGCCTCTATTCGCGCACCGAAGGCGGCTGGTTGTCGGTCGCCTCGCTGATCGACCTGCTCGCCGCCGTAGGCGTCGACGAGCCGGCCGTGCGCTCGTCGATCTCCCGGCTGAAGCGGCGCGGCATTCTCGAAGCGGTCCGCCGGGACGCGACGGCGGGCTACGAGCTGTCCGACGAAGCCCGCGAGATCCTGCGCGAGGGCGACGAGCGGATCTTCCGCCGCGACCGCGCCACCCCGGCCGACGGCTGGCTGCTCGCGGTGTTCTCGGTGCCGGAGACCGAGCGCCACAAGCGCCATCTGCTGCGCACCCAGCTGGCCCGGATGGGCTTCGGCACGGCGGCGTCGGGCGTCTGGATCGCGCCGGCCCACCTGCACGGGGTGGCCGCCGAGGCGCTGACCCGGCTCGGCCTGGCCGGGTACGCCGACCTGTTCCGCGCCGACCACCTGGCGTTCGGCGACGTCGCCGCGAAGGTCCGCGACTGGTGGGACCTCGACCGGCTGGACGAGCTGTACACGACGTTCCTCGACGAGCACGGCCCGGCGCTGCGCCGCTGGGAGCGCCGCAAGCCGGTGCCCGACGGCGAGGCGTTCGCCGACTACGTCCGGGTGCTGACCGGCTGGCGGCGGATGCCCTACCTCGACCCGGGCCTGCCCGCGGAGTTCCTGCCGGCCGGCTGGTCGGGCATCCGCGCGGCCGAGCTGTTCTTCGAGCTGCACCGGCGGCTGGAAACCCCGGCACGCACGTACGTCGCGAAGTCGATCGGCGCCGGTGGTCGCGAGTGA
- a CDS encoding GNAT family N-acetyltransferase, with protein MLPATKGIFDRLTRRGRLMTKRACDRQGHVVRAGRFLFRTPTAWEYAAAVACGSDPAAQRWLGWQADSIVGQPARADALRVVPGTGPDWASPDPQSVDLVMIDVEANRCVGLVSVHTGEDGGPETGGYLAPDYRGRGHGRVLFAAGLVLAHDHLGLPRVRAGAEVGNVASARSLQAAGLARVAGPPTYRLPDGRVTEAWWFQHAVPRPVRCGGPQATWFPVPLL; from the coding sequence ATGCTGCCAGCCACCAAGGGGATCTTCGACCGGCTCACCCGCCGCGGGCGCCTGATGACCAAGCGGGCCTGCGACCGGCAGGGCCACGTCGTGCGCGCGGGACGGTTCCTCTTCCGCACCCCGACCGCGTGGGAGTACGCCGCCGCGGTCGCGTGCGGCAGCGATCCGGCCGCCCAGCGGTGGCTGGGCTGGCAGGCCGATTCGATCGTCGGCCAGCCGGCGCGCGCCGACGCGCTGCGGGTCGTGCCCGGCACCGGCCCGGACTGGGCGTCGCCCGATCCGCAGTCGGTCGACCTGGTGATGATCGACGTCGAAGCCAACCGCTGCGTCGGCCTGGTGAGCGTGCACACCGGCGAGGACGGCGGTCCGGAAACCGGCGGCTACCTCGCCCCGGACTACCGCGGCCGCGGTCACGGCCGGGTGCTGTTCGCGGCCGGGCTGGTGCTGGCGCACGACCACCTGGGCCTGCCGCGGGTGCGGGCCGGCGCCGAGGTCGGCAACGTCGCCAGCGCGCGCTCGCTGCAGGCCGCCGGGCTCGCCCGCGTGGCCGGGCCGCCGACGTACCGGCTCCCGGACGGCCGCGTCACGGAGGCGTGGTGGTTCCAGCACGCCGTCCCGCGGCCCGTTCGCTGCGGTGGGCCGCAGGCGACGTGGTTCCCGGTGCCGCTGCTCTGA
- a CDS encoding PLDc N-terminal domain-containing protein, whose translation MLYMDGLLGIVTLGLWIFCLVDVITTDESSCRNLPKGLWLLLVLVVPLVGSIIWLVAGRPQQVMRARGPYERNAPAYPEYDRPGRFAATSADDDDEFLRKCRERAEAQRKLAREKRGED comes from the coding sequence TTGCTGTACATGGACGGACTGCTGGGCATCGTCACGCTCGGGCTGTGGATCTTCTGCCTGGTCGACGTGATCACGACCGACGAGTCGTCCTGCCGCAACCTGCCGAAGGGGCTGTGGCTGCTGCTCGTGCTGGTGGTGCCGCTGGTCGGTTCGATCATCTGGCTGGTCGCGGGCCGGCCGCAGCAGGTGATGCGGGCGCGCGGGCCGTACGAGCGCAACGCGCCGGCGTACCCGGAGTACGACCGTCCCGGGCGGTTCGCGGCGACGAGCGCGGACGACGACGACGAGTTCCTGCGCAAGTGCCGGGAACGCGCGGAGGCGCAGCGGAAGCTGGCCCGCGAAAAGCGTGGCGAAGACTGA
- a CDS encoding MarR family winged helix-turn-helix transcriptional regulator — MSTQPGPSVEDGVRQLLLLMPRLVGRAKRTPVPAELDGCALAPRHLSLLSYLLFDGPMTVTELATRLQVAPTTASLMVGDLSRQGVLNRDEDPADRRRTIVSITPDKRPAVDAWLARGAKAWSDALTPLSPAERQLVIATLEAYERGTCEGPAC; from the coding sequence GTGTCAACGCAGCCCGGCCCGAGTGTCGAGGACGGCGTCCGGCAGCTCCTGCTGCTCATGCCGCGCCTGGTCGGCCGCGCCAAGCGGACGCCGGTGCCCGCGGAGCTCGACGGCTGCGCGCTTGCGCCACGACACCTCTCGCTGCTGTCGTACCTGCTCTTCGACGGCCCCATGACGGTCACCGAGCTGGCCACCCGCCTCCAGGTCGCCCCGACGACGGCGAGCCTGATGGTCGGCGACCTCAGCCGCCAGGGCGTGCTGAACCGCGACGAGGACCCGGCCGACCGCCGCCGCACGATCGTCAGCATCACCCCGGACAAGCGCCCGGCCGTCGACGCGTGGCTGGCCCGCGGCGCGAAGGCGTGGAGCGACGCGCTGACGCCGTTGAGCCCGGCCGAGCGGCAGCTGGTGATCGCGACCCTCGAGGCCTACGAACGCGGCACGTGCGAAGGCCCCGCCTGCTAA
- a CDS encoding nitroreductase family deazaflavin-dependent oxidoreductase codes for MTAPADMNDFNKQVVEEFRANGGKVGNYFEGKNVLLLTTTGAKSGEPRLSPLVYTTDGDRYVVAASMGGAPKNPAWYHNLVANPKVTLEVGTEKFEATATVIADRAERDRLYAGMVAHAEGFAEYETKTDRVIPIVVLER; via the coding sequence ATGACCGCACCAGCCGACATGAACGACTTCAACAAGCAGGTCGTCGAGGAGTTCCGGGCCAACGGAGGCAAGGTCGGCAACTACTTCGAGGGCAAGAACGTGCTGCTCCTCACGACAACCGGCGCCAAGAGCGGCGAGCCCCGTCTCTCGCCGCTGGTGTACACGACCGACGGTGACCGTTACGTGGTCGCCGCGTCGATGGGCGGGGCCCCGAAGAACCCGGCTTGGTACCACAACCTGGTGGCGAACCCGAAGGTCACGCTGGAGGTCGGCACGGAGAAGTTCGAGGCGACGGCCACGGTGATCGCCGACCGCGCGGAGCGCGACCGCCTGTACGCGGGCATGGTCGCGCACGCGGAGGGCTTCGCGGAGTACGAGACGAAGACCGACCGGGTGATCCCGATCGTGGTCTTGGAGCGCTGA